From the Lolium rigidum isolate FL_2022 chromosome 2, APGP_CSIRO_Lrig_0.1, whole genome shotgun sequence genome, one window contains:
- the LOC124687632 gene encoding phytosulfokine receptor 1-like, translating to MPEYMAKCCMLLLFLGFLLQVAGATSWSCHHDDLHALRGFAENLSGKGAVRLRAAWSGASCCSWEGVGCETASGRVVALWLPKRGLGGIIPSSIGELDHLRYLDLSGNSLVGEVPKSLQKQLKSLTTDGQSLSMGSINMLLHVSSNRRTLDEEPNTISGTNNSVGSGSNNVVSGNDNTVISGNNNHVSGSNNTVVTGSDNTVVGSNHVVSGTKHIVTDNNNAVSGNDNNVSGSFHTVSGEHNTVSGSNNTVSGSNHIVSGSNKVVTDG from the coding sequence ATGCCTGAATACATGGCAAAGTGTTGCATGCTGCTGCTCTTCTTGGGGTTCCTCTTGCAGGTGGCCGGAGCAACGTCGTGGTCGTGCCACCACGACGACCTCCACGCGTTGAGGGGCTTCGCCGAGAACCTAAGCGGCAAAGGAGCCGTCCGCCTCCGCGCCGCATGGTCCGGCGCCTCATGCTGCAGCTGGGAAGGTGTGGGATGCGAAACAGCAAGCGGCCGCGTCGTGGCGTTGTGGCTCCCCAAGcgcggccttggagggatcatccCATCGTCGATTGGTGAGCTTGATCACCTTCGCTATTTGGATCTCTCGGGTAATTCATTGGTTGGGGAGGTACCAAAAAGTTTGCAGAAACAGCTGAAGAGCCTCACCACTGATGGCCAATCACTCAGTATGGGTTCCATTAACATGCTATTGCATGTGAGCAGTAACAGAAGAACACTTGACGAAGAACCAAATACAATATCAGGGACCAACAATAGTGTTGGATCCGGGAGCAACAATGTTGTTTCCGGGAACGACAACACGGTCATATCTGGGAATAACAACCATGTGTCTGGGAGCAACAACACTGTTGTAACTGGAAGTGACAACACTGTAGTTGGTAGCAACCATGTCGTATCAGGGACCAAGCATATTGTTACTGATAACAATAATGCTGTATCCGGGAACGACAATAATGTGTCTGGGAGCTTCCATACTGTATCAGGGGAGCACAATACCGTATCCGGGAGCAACAATACTGTATCCGGGAGCAACCATATCGTATCTGGAAGCAACAAAGTCGTAACAGATGGTTAA
- the LOC124689099 gene encoding protein MAIN-LIKE 1-like, whose amino-acid sequence MVWLLDQEYDRDHRAFHMTERRTDLHPLKIRYHGTVDIAYDEEYTEFIEPTGLLPFISLVSRGGPNMNAAALTALVDRWRPETHTFHLRAGEMTPTLQDVSMILGLPIQGEPLCMNTASDGWRRQMEDLIGMAPPAPADPKKRAPAGAAFSWIRLNFGQCPERADRDTLRTYTRVYLWYMILRTLFADSGGKLAHWCWLKALTVLEHRWSWGIAALAYLYRQVKISCRRTGSGGIGGCLLLLSVWSWDRLSVGRPRVLTERPWPHHPNNPDREPTWAYLWDNISEMTSDPKVMYMHYTEELDT is encoded by the exons atggtgtggctcctagatcaagagtatgacagagatcaccgggcttttcatatgacggagaggagaacggatcttcaccctttgaagattcgttaccatggcacagtggatataGCGTATGACGAggagtacacggagttcatcgagcctaccggtcttctcccgttcatatcgcttgtaagccgtggggggccgaacatgaacgccgcggcactcaccgcccttgtcgaccggtggaggccggagacgcacaccttccacttgagggccggcgagatgacccctactcttcaggatgtttccatgattcttggacttcctattcagggcgagccactgtgtatgaacacagcttctgatgggtggcgccgacagatggaggaccttattggcatggctcctccggcGCCTGCAGATCCAAAAAAGAGAGCTCCCGCCGGCGCAGCTTTCTCTTGGATTAGGCTTAACTTTGGACAATGCCCGGAAAGGGCCGACAGGGACACTCTCAGGACGtacacccgcgtgtacttatggtacatgattttgaggactctctttgctgacagtggtgggaagctggcccattggtgttggctcaaggcgcttacggtgttggagcaccggtggagttggggaatagcggcacttgcctacctctaccggcaggtaaaGATTT cttgtcgcaggacggggagcggcggtattggtggatgcttgctcctactttccgtatggagctgggaccgcctatcagttgggcggcccaGGGTACTCAcagagaggccatggcctcatcacccgaacaaccctgatcgggagccgacttgggcatacctttgggacaatatctccgagatgacgagcgatccaaaggTCATGTACATGcactacactgaggagttggacact
- the LOC124692559 gene encoding THO complex subunit 2, translating into MFLWQSLIGHFDLDPNRVFDIVLECFELYPDNNIFYQLIPLFPKSHAAQILGFKFQYYQQLDVNSPVPSGLFRIAALLVKSGLIDLDNLYAHLLPNDDEAFEHFGSFVSRKIDEATKIGKINLAATGKDLMDDEKQEITIDLHTALEMENDIIEERAPEIEKNQKLGLLLGFLSVHDWDHAQLLFDRLAQLNPVEHVKICDGLLRIIEKTILPAYSTYCQMHHKISRNIDTHMTDASSVSSPSYLVDLPKEFFQMLAACGPYLHRDTLLFQKVCRVLKVYHASSKDSARTAGIMSPESRIEEALGLCLLPSLQLIPANPAVDMEIWGVLSLLPYEARYRLYGEWEKDTEQNPIVLAARQTAKLDTRRLLKRLAKENLKQLGRMVAKLAHANPMTVLRTIVQQVEAYRDMINPVVDAFKYLTQLEYDILQYIVIERLAQGGREKVKDDGLNLSDWLQCLASFWGHLCKKHLSMELKCLFQYIVNQLKKGLGTELVVLEELIQQMANVQYTENMTDEQVDAMAGSETLRLQSSLFGSTRNYKVLNKSTNKLRDSLHPKDEPKLAIPLLLLIAQHRSKIIINADATYIKMVSEQFDRCHGILLQYAEFLSSALTPATYVQLIPPLKDLVYKYHIEPEVAFLIYRPVMRLFKSGNGGEACWPLDGNEEGESVSSDDMILRGDSSQKLITWTDLLETIKTILPAKAWNSLSPELYATFWGLTLYDLHFPKDRYDAEIKKLHENLKQLEDNSDNSSIAISRRKKDKERIQDLLDKLNNESDKHKQHVASVLQRLAREKDKWLSSSPDALKINMEFLQRCIYPRCVFSMQDAVYCATFVQTMHSLGTPLFNTVNHIDVFICKTLQPMICCCTEYEAGRLGRFLHETLKTAYYWKSDESIYERECGNKPGFAVYFRFPDSQRVSYTQFVKVHWKWSGRITKVLNQCMESKEYMEIRNALILLTKITSIFPVMRKSGINIEKRVAKLRGDEREDLKVLATGVAAALAARKSSWLSEEEFGMGHLDPKPVPAKTIPGNQSADPTTAKDHIVRAKSTEGRHERSENAMRSDAQHKKNASTANGSDSQIPSSSAQGKVSGVAHGADEPPKLLSDEGVKVLKPTAESETRGPQKRAAHNAAKVSKHDAVKEDAKPGKSTSRSLNQQASAISVDREVLPQAADGMLDTKTTSPLVGTNGNVHPAPRKVSASSQRSTALAAHIGGTANPASEGESTDLIDSTVKQQKRSVPVEEQERTGKRRKGESEVRDGDLTDHHTDKEKKLDSRSVDKFRSSDHERGASEEQNVVRAEKLKEKFDDKYDRDPREKADRSERRRGEDVVEKPTDRSSERRERSIERMQDRGIDRVPEKGREDRNKEERSKIKHVEPSIDRAHTSDERFRGQSLPPPPPLPTSFVPQSVVANRRDEDGDRRGGSTRHTQRLSPRRDDKERWHVEENASLPQDDGKHRREEDLRDRKREDRDVSSSKVDDRDRDKVMKEDSDPNSASKRRKIKREQSTLEAGEYAPSAPQPPSLGAGNSQSEIRERERKGAVSQHRPSHADDLPRLHAKDSTSKTSRREADQMHDREREEEKRIRTEAKRKHRK; encoded by the exons ATGTTCTTGTGGCAGTCATTAATTGGACATTTTGACCTGGACCCGAATCGCGTATTTGACATT GTCTTGGAATGTTTTGAACTCTATCCAGATAACAATATATTTTATCAGCTTATACCTCTTTTTCCAAAG TCCCACGCTGCTCAAATTTTGGGGTTCAAGTTCCAATACTATCAACAATTGGATGTAAACAGCCCTGTTCCATCTGGCCTTTTCCGAATAGCAGCCTTGTTGGTCAAATCTGGTCTTATTGACCTTGATAATCT CTATGCTCATTTACTTCCAAATGATGATGAGGCATTTGAGCATTTTGGCTCTTTTGTTTCGAGGAAAATTGATGAG GCTACTAAAATAGGCAAAATAAATCTTGCTGCTACTGGAAAGGACCTTATGGACGACGAGAAACAAGAAATAACGATCGATTTGCACACAGCATTGGAGATGGAAAATGATATAATTGAGGAGAGAGCCCCTGAGATAGAAAAGAACCAGAAGCTTggacttcttcttggtttcctctCTGTTCATGATTG GGACCATGCACAGCTACTCTTTGACCGTCTTGCACAGCTAAATCCTGttgagcatgttaaaatttgtgATGGCTTACTTAG AATTATTGAGAAGACTATTTTGCCAGCCTACAGTACATATTGTCAAATGCATCATAAAATCTCCCGTAACATTGACACTCACATGACGGATGCATCATCTGTCTCCTCACCAAGTTATTTGGTTGATCTGCCAAAAGAGTTTTTCCAAATGCTTGCTGCCTGTGGACCATACCTTCATCGTGACACACTATTATTTCAGAAG GTTTGCAGAGTGCTAAAGGTGTACCATGCCTCGTCAAAAGATTCAGCCCGTACAGCAGGCATAATGTCTCCAGAATCTCGTATTGAAGAAGCACTTGGATTATGCTTGCTTCCTTCGTTGCAGCTTATACCCGCCAATCCTGCTGTTGATATGGAGATATGGGGagttctttcccttcttccttaTGAG GCACGCTACCGTTTGTATGGTGAGTGGGAGAAGGACACTGAGCAAAACCCAATTGTCCTTGCTGCAAGGCAAACAGCAAAG CTGGACACCAGAAGGCTCTTAAAGCGGCTGGCCAAGGAAAACCTGAAGCAGCTTGGCCGCATGGTGGCTAAACTTGCTCATGCAAATCCAATGACTGTACTTCGGACCATTGTCCAACAG GTTGAAGCATACAGGGACATGATAAATCCAGTTGTGGATGCTTTTAAATACTTGACTCAG CTGGAGTATGATATCTTGCAATATATTGTAATCGAGCGCTTGGCTCAAGGTGGCCGTGAGAAAGTAAAAGATGACGGTCTTAATCTGTCAGACTGGCTTCAGTGTCTTGCATCATTCTGGGGACACCT CTGCAAGAAGCATCTTTCCATGGAGCTAAAATGCCTTTTCCAATACATAGTCAATCAACTAAAGAAAGGATTGGGCACTGAGCTTGTTGTACTGGAG GAACTCATTCAGCAAATGGCAAATGTACAGTATACTGAGAACATGACTGACGAACAGGTTGATGCCATGGCAGGGAGTGAAACACTGCGGCTTCAATCTTCACTGTTTGGATCAACACGGAACTATAAG GTCCTGAATAAGTCTACAAACAAGTTGCGGGATTCTTTGCATCCAAAAGATGAACCAAAACTTGCAATTCCTCTATTACTGCTTATTGCGCAGCACAGATCCAA GATTATAATAAATGCAGATGCCACATATATCAAAATGGTTAGCGAGCAGTTTGATAGATGCCATGGGATACTACTTCAGTATGCCGAGTTTCTTTCAAGTGCTTTAACTCCAGCAACCTATGTTCAACTAATACCTCCCCTGAAAGATCTGGTTTATAAGTATCATATTGAGCCAGAG GTTGCTTTTCTTATATACCGCCCAGTAATGAGGCTTTTCAAAAGCGGTAATGGTGGTGAGGCCTGTTGGCCTCTGGATGGCAATGAAGAAGGGGAGTCTGTATCAAGTGATGATATGATCTTGCGTGGTGATTCATCTCAGAAGTTAATCAC GTGGACAGATCTTCTTGAAACAATCAAAACAATTTTGCCAGCAAAAGCCTGGAACAGTCTTTCACCTGAGTTATATGCTACTTTCTGGGGTTTAACACTATATGATCTTCATTTTCCAAAAGATCGCTATGATGCAGAAATCAAGAAGCTGCATGAAAATCTCAAACAACTCGAAGATAACTCAGATAACTCTAGCATTGCAATATCACGACGTAAGAAGGACAAGGAGAGAATCCAAGATTTACTGGACAAATTGAACAATGAATCTGATAAGCATAAACAGCATGTTGCATCGGTGCTCCAAAGGCTTGCCCGTGAAAAGGATAAATGGCTGAGTTCCAGTCCCGATGCACTGAAGATCAACATGGAATTTCTCCAGCGGTGCATATATCCACGCTGTGTTTTCAGCATGCAGGATGCTGTGTATTGTGCTACATTCGTCCAGACGATGCATTCACTTGGGACTCCACTTTTCAACACAGTGAATCATATAGATGTTTTTATCTGCAAGACACTACAGCCAATGATCTGTTGTTGCACAGAATATGAGGCTGGCAGGCTTGGAAGGTTTCTTCATGAGACACTTAAGACAGCCTATTATTGGAAG AGTGATGAATCAATATATGAACGTGAATGTGGAAATAAGCCGGGATTCGCTGTATACTTCAGATTTCCAGATAGTCAACGTGTATCTTATACCCAGTTTGTTAAA GTTCATTGGAAATGGAGTGGAAGAATTACCAAGGTGCTTAATCAGTGTATGGAATCAAAAGAATACATGGAAATCAGAAATGCCCTTATTCTGCTCACAAAGATAACTAGTATTTTTCCTGTGATGCGAAAAAGCGGCATCAACATCGAGAAAAGG GTAGCGAAGCTAAggggggatgagagggaagaccTGAAAGTACTGGCCACTGGTGTAGCTGCTGCTCTGGCGGCTCGCAAG aGCTCATGGCTATCTGAAGAAGAGTTTGGCATGGGTCACCTTGATCCGAAGCCAGTGCCTGCAAAAACTATTCCTG GAAATCAGTCTGCAGACCCTACGACAGCAAAGGATCACATTGTTCGTGCAAAATCTACTGAGGGTAGGCATGAAAGGTCAGAAAATGCAATGAGGTCTGATGCTCAACACAAGAAGAATGCCTCGACTGCAAATGGATCTGATAGTCAAATACCATCTTCCTCTGCACAAGGAAAAGTTTCAGGGGTTGCACATGGTGCAGATGAACCTCCAAAGCTTTTGTCTGATGAGGGAGTCAAGGTTTTGAAGCCTACTGCAGAATCTGAG ACAAGAGGGCCACAGAAGCGTGCTGCACACAATGCTGCAAAGGTATCTAAGCATGATGCGGTGAAGGAAGATGCAAAACCCGGGAAATCAACCAGCAGAAGTCTTAATCAACAAGCCTCTGCTATTTCTGTAGACAGAGAAGTATTGCCTCAGGCAGCTGATGGTATGTTGGATACTAAAACTACTAGTCCCTTGGTTGGAACTAATGGTAACGTACATCCGGCGCCACGAAAGGTATCAGCATCCTCCCAAAGATCAACGGCGTTGGCTGCACATATTGGTGGAACAGCTAATCCTGCCAGCGAAGGTGAATCTACTGACTTGATTGATTCTACCGTGAAACAGCAAAAAAGATCTGTTCCTgttgaagaacaagagagaacagGTAAACGAAGGAAAGGGGAGTCTGAAGTCCGGGATGGTGACTTAACAGATCACCATACAGACAAAGAAAAAAAGTTGGACTCGCGATCGGTAGATAAATTTCGTTCTTCTGATCATGAGAGAGGTGCTAGTGAGGAACAAAACGTAGTTAGGGCAGAGAAATTAAAAGAAAAGTTCGATGATAAATATGACAGAGATCCTAGAGAAAAAGCAGACCGGAGTGAAAGGCGACGTGGAGAAgacgtggttgagaaaccaacagACAGATCATCTGAAAGGAGagagcgttctattgaaaggatgCAAGACAGGGGGATAGACAGGGTTCCTGAAAAAGGAAGAGAAGACAGGAATAAGGAGGAGAGAAGCAAAATTAAGCATGTTGAACCCTCTATAGACCGGGCACATACTTCTGACGAACGGTTCCGAGGGCAAAGcttaccaccacctccacctcttcCAACAAGTTTTGTACCCCAATCAGTCGTTGCCAACCGAAGAGATGAAGATGGTGACCGAAGGGGTGGCAGCACCAGGCATACACAAAGGTTGTCTCCCAGGCGTGATGACAAAGAAAGGTGGCATGTGGAGGAGAATGCTTCACTGCCGCAGGATGATGGGAAACATAGAAGAGAGGAAGATCTCCGGGATAGAAAGCGGGAAGACAGGGATGTTTCATCAAGCAAG GTAGATGACAGGGATAGGGACAAAGTTATGAAGGAAGATAGTGACCCTAATAGTGCTTCCAAACGGCGAAAGATAAAGAGAGAACAGTCTACTCTAGAAGCTGGAGAATATGCACCTTCTGCTCCACAGCCTCCGAGCCTTGGAGCTGGTAACTCGCAATCGGAAatacgagagagagaaagaaagggTGCTGTTTCACAGCATCGGCCGTCACATGCTGATGACCTTCCTAGGTTGCATGCCAAGGATTCAACAAGCAAGACAAGTCGTAGAGAGGCTGACCA AATGCATGATAGAGAAAGGGAAGAGGAAAAGCGGATAAGAACTGAAGCAAAAAGAAAGCATCGGAAGTAG
- the LOC124690282 gene encoding THO complex subunit 2-like, with product MSPPPPLQAPDYKYVTEECLREWKGQSAAAFRLPDPVPMPRFLYELCWAVVRGDLPPHKCRAALDSVVFVEEPWQEESGSVLADIVAHLGQDITISGEYRNRLVKMTKSFVESSLIMPRLLQERCEVRRIPMGG from the exons atgtcgccgccgccgccgctccaggcGCCGGACTACAAGTACGTCACGGAGGAGTGCCTCCGCGAGTGGAAGGGCCAGtccgccgccgccttccgccTCCCCGATCCGGTCCCCATGCCGCGCTTCCTCTACGAGCTCTGCTGGGCGGTG GTGCGGGGGGACCTGCCGCCGCACAAGTGCCGGGCGGCGCTGGATTCGGTGGTCTTCGTGGAGGAGCCGTGGCAGGAGGAGTCCGGCTCCGTGCTCGCCGACATCGTCGCGCACCTAGGGCAGGAT ATTACAATTTCTGGTGAATACCGCAACCGTCTTGTCAAAATG ACTAAGTCATTCGTGGAGTCTTCGTTGATTATGCCTAGGCTTCTTCAAGAGCGATGTGAAGTGA GAAGAATTCCTATGGGAGGTTGA